A window of the Radiobacillus deserti genome harbors these coding sequences:
- a CDS encoding S-layer homology domain-containing protein: MLNFRKYSTGIFTIISAAILVFLLPTGTKAATSFTDLEEGDTGYIETLSLVNQGIINGYSDGTFKPYKSITRQQVAVMLTNALHLETPANVDQVLAQFKDVDSDDLYAAQIAAVAESGVFKGSNGYFKPGSDITRSQMATVLVHAFDLEATNEEVDLKDLESIGSSHRENVKILAQHDISQGSLDKNGNRVFNGGQDLKRVQFAIFLDKTLALNTDNEQYLDGDDSEVRVILLHDMDYDMTFSKNDDFSVLLEGELSDSSAKKIIQYLHSTKLFGKNPEIIIGNAKVREGMDQKMRPVSSIHISFGENPNVTFDEKFGIPKDIIEYKNRKIPENHILVKVPSNFITSGTFMLPQPGEFSTLDLIFTGIENNLFSGATSDQVVKDEIITITRKDGTSIDVPVNKLTWDENARKMKLYLSDVQTISYDDSITISIKEGWLAEVGITMTSFLRE, translated from the coding sequence ATGTTGAATTTTAGAAAGTATAGCACAGGAATTTTTACAATTATTTCTGCAGCAATTTTAGTGTTTCTGTTGCCAACAGGAACAAAGGCTGCAACGTCCTTCACGGACTTAGAAGAGGGAGACACAGGATACATAGAGACATTATCATTAGTAAACCAAGGTATTATTAACGGTTATTCCGACGGAACGTTTAAGCCATACAAATCAATTACTCGTCAACAAGTAGCTGTGATGTTAACCAATGCTTTACACCTTGAAACACCGGCAAATGTTGATCAAGTTCTTGCACAATTCAAGGACGTAGATTCAGATGATCTGTATGCAGCGCAAATTGCAGCTGTAGCTGAATCGGGAGTATTCAAGGGTAGTAATGGTTATTTTAAACCAGGTTCAGATATTACAAGAAGCCAAATGGCTACTGTTCTGGTACATGCTTTTGATCTAGAAGCGACAAATGAGGAAGTAGATTTAAAAGATCTTGAATCAATTGGTAGCTCTCATAGAGAAAATGTAAAAATACTGGCGCAACACGATATATCGCAAGGAAGTTTAGACAAGAATGGTAATCGTGTGTTTAATGGCGGCCAAGATTTGAAACGGGTGCAGTTTGCAATCTTTTTGGACAAGACGTTAGCATTAAATACGGATAATGAGCAGTATTTGGATGGGGATGATAGTGAGGTTCGAGTCATACTCTTACACGATATGGATTATGATATGACATTTTCAAAGAATGATGATTTTAGTGTGTTGCTTGAAGGGGAGTTATCAGATTCATCAGCGAAAAAAATAATTCAATACTTGCACAGTACTAAATTATTTGGAAAGAACCCAGAAATTATAATCGGAAATGCTAAAGTTAGAGAGGGTATGGATCAAAAAATGCGACCTGTGAGTTCCATCCATATAAGTTTTGGAGAAAATCCTAATGTCACATTTGATGAAAAATTTGGAATCCCTAAAGATATAATTGAGTATAAGAATAGAAAAATCCCTGAGAACCATATCTTAGTTAAAGTTCCAAGTAACTTTATAACTAGCGGAACATTTATGTTACCACAGCCAGGGGAATTTTCTACACTAGATTTAATTTTTACTGGAATAGAGAATAATTTGTTTTCTGGAGCAACATCTGATCAGGTCGTTAAGGATGAAATCATTACAATAACAAGAAAAGATGGAACAAGTATAGATGTTCCGGTTAATAAGTTAACTTGGGATGAGAATGCAAGAAAAATGAAACTTTATTTAAGTGATGTTCAAACCATTTCCTATGATGATTCAATTACTATAAGCATTAAGGAAGGTTGGCTGGCAGAAGTAGGAATTACAATGACTAGTTTTCTAAGAGAATAG
- a CDS encoding S-layer homology domain-containing protein — MNKITRNKQIQKILATTAAIPVAVAPLATSVQISADSLSYKDLNKDDQGFEHVKNLESLNVMKGYEDGTFKPYENITREHVAVILANALNLPTPTNLSAISTYKDITEEHTYAKEIAAVTEAGIFKGSDGFFNPKNPITREQAATVLVKAFRLYDNYEKVSLNDLDKISPSHQENVKILAQHQITVGKQQDDGTRYFDGDGNLKRIQFAIFVDKLLSKSPSMGNISSIKNDEIVVSGHTYSVDESVKNILSYENRAILNDAFVDLEITNEVVTGINYIELNSKGTASTPLVLEGHNATLNGSIKVNGDHTTVKNLQVQHNLILDDQTKGLINFENVQVLGDTLFKSPNGTRSIQSESSFEATFSNSSLHNVIMQRLDGKVILLNNTNVANISVEANSILKGDSSSLVRNVQVGKNVDQFELGLNVDELTIDGSQTLNIDGISKIGKLFIKEKNTTFRLSNDIFIESLVLPKGVDLKDIISNYDSIKDHINNVDEVGEENNPVVVSPSTGGSGSDNPSTPGPVLSDGGATATVYSEDDFVTALYQESVNTVILGKTFTFSKNYTITKAVKIPETANQEEYDFNQSSFKSLEISGDNITVKNSTLTQLVVRETVENLTLDNVKDSIESNHLIQGGGAHSIELIGNTIFKGDIQIRSGEDVQIRAESADAKIEGTVWIDSEDTTIISAPVSQVVVSNANVQIKSEIDELMITDNVTITLQEGGSITSIKKRINLDVTVKDADGNILEAEEALDTMRLNRGILKAQYLLDQAVVGTSEGNYSQDSIDHLKNVLDESKNVLNTTTELSTDSQNLIDGTANTIYEQIDNFLTGQVTVNRSALHEEINRAKRLMNEIDPANYSEEIISQLETTLEAAIDLESTYGLSQNEIDAKKAELADAIDSVQNSNPEVPIIEGAITFDIKSDLFVDSEVYVQVYPRDYFDSGVTSSANLTNEGIKVDISNIDETLGETFYAVISTNGYVIVEPFSKEEAISGAVKEIVLDPNDYMNPNLVIGDYTGDFSEENFSLQVAPLSESGDPIVDGIILYASENELIPKGNYDLQFVGTNETDYFALFKENALLSDTTNGFSIANEEMVDLELAMESSNPVNYTINHFVAHPDMDSFNSGSADKLEGKNTVHITSGIYDYLSFNVTLQDNQDYWVLDYMDLNKEINQSSTITLDDHLKLNHDGPELPEGPVQINPTYPLSSYFSFGLINGANQHVTFSKAHMDGELLLKDKQIPLNIEVTANGNTYSATAERMFDLNMTVQDIMEGQEITGEAQITFSLMDAPIPVEAYTRTIEISQ, encoded by the coding sequence ATGAATAAAATCACCAGGAATAAACAAATTCAAAAAATATTAGCTACAACGGCTGCTATCCCAGTAGCGGTGGCTCCACTAGCAACTTCTGTACAAATAAGTGCAGACTCATTATCCTATAAGGATTTGAATAAGGACGATCAAGGCTTTGAACATGTGAAAAATTTAGAAAGTTTAAACGTAATGAAAGGGTATGAAGATGGTACATTTAAACCCTATGAAAACATTACGAGAGAGCATGTTGCAGTTATTTTAGCAAATGCACTAAACCTTCCAACACCAACCAATCTATCAGCTATATCAACTTACAAAGACATAACAGAAGAACATACATATGCAAAAGAGATAGCAGCTGTAACCGAAGCGGGGATTTTTAAAGGTAGCGATGGCTTTTTTAATCCGAAGAATCCAATCACTAGAGAACAAGCAGCAACGGTTTTGGTAAAGGCTTTTCGTTTATATGATAACTATGAAAAAGTTTCTCTAAACGATCTAGATAAGATTAGTCCTTCACATCAGGAGAATGTAAAAATATTAGCTCAACACCAAATAACAGTAGGGAAGCAACAGGATGATGGAACACGATACTTTGATGGGGATGGGAATCTGAAAAGAATCCAGTTTGCTATCTTTGTAGATAAACTATTGTCGAAGTCTCCCTCAATGGGAAACATTAGCTCCATTAAAAATGACGAAATAGTAGTTTCAGGTCATACATACTCAGTTGATGAAAGTGTTAAAAATATTTTATCTTACGAAAATAGAGCGATATTAAATGACGCATTTGTAGACTTAGAGATTACCAATGAAGTGGTTACAGGAATTAATTATATAGAACTGAACAGCAAAGGTACGGCGTCTACTCCTTTAGTACTGGAGGGGCATAATGCAACCTTGAATGGTTCTATTAAAGTAAATGGAGATCATACAACGGTTAAAAATCTTCAAGTGCAACATAACTTAATTTTGGATGATCAAACAAAAGGATTAATAAATTTTGAAAATGTTCAAGTATTAGGGGATACATTATTTAAATCTCCTAATGGCACTAGATCGATACAATCAGAGTCTAGTTTCGAAGCAACCTTTTCTAACTCTTCTCTTCATAATGTAATCATGCAACGCTTAGACGGAAAGGTTATCTTGCTAAATAATACAAATGTTGCAAACATCTCTGTAGAAGCAAACTCGATACTAAAAGGTGATAGTAGTTCGTTAGTCAGGAATGTTCAAGTAGGAAAAAATGTTGACCAATTCGAATTAGGCTTAAACGTTGATGAACTCACTATCGATGGAAGCCAGACACTTAATATCGATGGAATAAGCAAGATAGGTAAGCTTTTTATTAAAGAAAAGAATACTACGTTCAGGTTGTCCAATGATATCTTTATAGAAAGCTTAGTCCTTCCAAAGGGAGTAGATTTGAAAGATATTATAAGCAACTATGACTCCATAAAGGACCATATCAATAACGTGGATGAAGTGGGTGAAGAGAATAACCCAGTCGTAGTTTCTCCTAGTACAGGTGGTAGCGGATCGGATAATCCATCTACACCAGGACCTGTTCTTTCAGATGGTGGGGCGACGGCGACTGTTTACTCAGAAGATGATTTCGTCACAGCTTTATACCAAGAATCTGTTAATACGGTAATCTTAGGAAAAACGTTTACTTTTTCCAAGAACTATACGATTACAAAAGCGGTAAAAATACCTGAAACTGCGAATCAGGAAGAATATGATTTCAACCAATCAAGTTTTAAATCCTTAGAGATTTCCGGGGATAATATAACTGTTAAAAACAGCACTTTAACTCAATTGGTAGTTCGCGAAACGGTAGAAAATCTAACCTTAGATAACGTAAAAGATAGCATTGAATCCAATCATTTAATCCAAGGTGGAGGAGCGCACTCTATCGAACTCATAGGTAATACTATTTTTAAAGGCGATATTCAAATTAGAAGTGGAGAAGATGTGCAAATCCGAGCGGAAAGCGCAGATGCTAAAATTGAGGGGACTGTTTGGATCGATTCGGAAGATACTACCATCATTTCTGCACCCGTTTCACAAGTTGTAGTTTCCAACGCAAACGTTCAAATTAAAAGTGAAATAGATGAATTAATGATAACGGATAATGTTACGATAACTCTACAAGAGGGCGGATCTATAACCTCTATTAAGAAAAGAATTAATCTAGACGTGACTGTTAAAGATGCAGATGGAAATATATTGGAAGCAGAAGAAGCATTAGATACGATGCGTTTAAATCGAGGTATATTAAAGGCACAATACCTTTTGGACCAAGCGGTTGTTGGCACGAGTGAAGGGAACTATTCTCAAGATTCCATTGATCATTTAAAAAATGTATTAGATGAATCCAAAAACGTTCTAAATACAACTACAGAGCTTTCAACAGATTCTCAGAATCTAATTGATGGGACAGCTAATACCATTTATGAACAGATTGATAATTTCTTAACGGGACAAGTGACTGTTAATCGTTCAGCATTACATGAAGAAATTAATCGAGCTAAAAGACTAATGAATGAGATTGATCCAGCTAACTACTCAGAGGAGATAATATCTCAACTAGAAACAACATTAGAAGCAGCGATTGACCTAGAATCTACGTACGGCTTAAGTCAAAATGAGATAGATGCTAAGAAGGCGGAATTAGCCGATGCAATCGATTCGGTCCAAAATTCAAATCCAGAAGTTCCAATAATCGAAGGAGCTATAACCTTTGATATAAAATCTGATTTGTTTGTAGACTCCGAGGTTTATGTGCAGGTATATCCAAGGGATTATTTTGATTCAGGTGTTACCTCTAGTGCGAATCTCACGAATGAAGGAATTAAGGTAGATATATCGAACATTGATGAGACATTAGGCGAAACATTTTATGCAGTAATTAGTACGAATGGGTATGTAATAGTGGAGCCATTTTCTAAAGAAGAGGCAATAAGTGGAGCAGTTAAGGAGATAGTATTAGATCCTAATGACTATATGAACCCTAATCTTGTAATTGGGGATTACACAGGTGACTTTTCTGAAGAAAATTTTTCTTTACAGGTAGCACCACTTAGTGAATCTGGAGATCCAATAGTAGATGGAATCATACTTTATGCATCAGAGAATGAACTCATTCCAAAAGGAAACTACGACCTTCAATTTGTTGGTACCAATGAAACGGATTACTTTGCCCTCTTTAAAGAGAATGCATTGCTATCAGATACTACAAATGGTTTTTCTATTGCTAATGAAGAAATGGTCGATTTAGAGCTGGCTATGGAATCAAGTAATCCTGTGAACTATACAATAAATCATTTTGTTGCTCATCCAGATATGGATAGCTTCAATTCAGGTTCTGCAGATAAGCTAGAAGGTAAAAATACTGTTCATATTACAAGTGGTATTTATGATTACTTAAGTTTCAATGTTACTTTACAGGATAATCAAGATTACTGGGTTTTAGACTACATGGACCTAAACAAAGAAATAAATCAATCTTCAACGATAACATTGGATGATCATTTGAAATTAAATCATGATGGTCCAGAATTACCAGAAGGACCAGTACAAATTAATCCTACTTATCCATTGTCATCTTACTTTAGCTTTGGATTAATCAACGGTGCAAACCAACATGTAACCTTCTCAAAAGCTCACATGGATGGTGAATTATTATTAAAAGATAAGCAAATACCTCTAAATATTGAGGTTACAGCTAATGGAAATACGTATTCAGCTACTGCTGAAAGAATGTTTGATCTGAATATGACAGTTCAGGACATAATGGAAGGTCAAGAAATCACTGGTGAAGCCCAAATAACCTTCTCTTTGATGGATGCACCTATTCCGGTAGAAGCTTATACGAGAACTATTGAAATTTCACAGTAA
- a CDS encoding dihydropteridine reductase: protein MQIYWTKINKIVDETSEVKTYHLDCPEGFTWEEGSHTHFALEGFNAGDKPNRSLIRHMSISTLPHEKTIGITTRIREQCSEFKSILRNLEVGKEVAIFKTHSNVPLSREDKNVYLLSSGVGLATFRPLVLDYFKRADNVNRIHSLNVDSSKEFLFTNVFESSPEMKFTSQFVDNRNDYYEEVKNLAADKDGIFYVVGSDDFLKQNIEVLREHGIKPDQIRLDKHEHQLAEFL, encoded by the coding sequence ATGCAAATATACTGGACTAAAATAAACAAAATTGTAGACGAAACATCTGAAGTTAAGACCTACCATCTCGACTGTCCGGAAGGCTTTACGTGGGAAGAAGGATCCCACACCCACTTCGCACTAGAAGGCTTCAATGCCGGAGATAAACCAAACCGCAGCTTGATTCGCCACATGTCCATCTCCACCTTACCCCATGAGAAGACAATCGGTATTACCACACGCATCAGAGAACAGTGCTCAGAGTTCAAGTCGATTCTGAGAAATCTTGAAGTCGGCAAAGAAGTAGCAATCTTTAAAACACATTCGAATGTCCCACTAAGTAGAGAAGACAAAAATGTGTACTTGTTATCATCAGGTGTCGGGCTGGCAACCTTCAGACCGCTTGTACTTGATTATTTCAAACGTGCCGACAATGTGAATCGCATTCACTCTTTGAACGTCGATTCATCTAAAGAATTTTTATTTACGAATGTCTTTGAATCATCACCAGAAATGAAGTTCACCTCACAGTTTGTAGATAATCGTAACGATTATTATGAAGAAGTGAAAAATCTTGCGGCAGACAAGGATGGTATCTTCTATGTGGTTGGTAGTGATGATTTCCTTAAGCAAAACATTGAGGTACTTCGTGAACATGGTATTAAGCCAGATCAGATTAGACTCGATAAGCATGAGCATCAGTTAGCGGAGTTTTTGTGA
- a CDS encoding TetR/AcrR family transcriptional regulator: MANERKRGEELEVAILEAADEIIKTEGYWSLTFQNVAKQAETSRTVIYRRYETPFEILHALVKYKSKQAYDGPMIDLLQDNGSLRKDLIAVMELFQQLFTKVGLGVLDAMLFELRQGNKESLLWLNQAQESNINVMKKVHSFALRRGEIKHEFSRMQMIMPFNILRIENLLSGKNLTKEYIIQLVDEVLLPMYTREP; the protein is encoded by the coding sequence ATGGCGAACGAACGAAAACGTGGAGAAGAATTAGAGGTTGCGATTCTGGAAGCTGCGGATGAAATCATTAAAACAGAAGGATATTGGAGTTTGACGTTTCAAAATGTCGCTAAACAAGCGGAAACAAGTCGGACTGTAATCTACCGCCGTTATGAAACACCATTTGAAATATTACATGCACTAGTAAAATATAAATCCAAGCAAGCTTATGATGGACCAATGATTGACTTATTGCAGGACAACGGAAGTTTACGTAAAGACTTAATTGCTGTTATGGAACTTTTTCAACAACTTTTTACAAAGGTAGGCTTAGGTGTTCTTGATGCGATGCTTTTTGAGTTGCGTCAAGGTAACAAGGAATCATTATTATGGTTAAACCAAGCACAGGAAAGCAATATTAACGTGATGAAAAAGGTACATAGCTTTGCTTTGCGTCGAGGAGAAATTAAACATGAATTTTCACGGATGCAGATGATTATGCCATTTAATATATTACGCATAGAAAATTTGTTGAGTGGAAAAAACCTAACAAAGGAATATATTATACAACTAGTAGATGAAGTGTTGCTGCCGATGTACACTAGAGAACCATAG